The Sandaracinus amylolyticus genomic interval CCGGTGATCGACGAGCTGCGCAGGCACGCGTGGGAGCGCGTTCGACGCCGCCGTCCGGACCGCCTCTCGCTCCACGCGCGCATCGTGCTGGGGACGAGCGCCATGCTCACGCTGGGCGTCGCCGCGATCCTGCTGGTGCTCGAGTGGAGCCAGTCGCTCGCGCATCTTCCGTGGCACGCGCGCGTGCTCGCGTCGCTCTTCCAGTCGGTCAGCATGCGCACGGCGGGCTTCAACACGATCGACCTCGGCGCGATGCGCGCGGTGAGCATCGCGCTCGCGTGCGTGGTGATGGTCATCGGCGCATCGCCCGGCTCGACCGGCGGCGGCATCAAGACCACGTCGTTCGCGGCGATCTGCGCCGAGGTCTGGGCCGAGCTGCGCGGCCACGCCTCGGCGCGCCTGCTCGATCGGCGCCTCGAGCCCGGCGTGGTGCGCCGCGCGATGGGCGTCACGTTCCTCTCGCTCGCGATCGTGATGCTCGGCACGTTCGCGATGCTGATGACCGAGGATCACGAGCCGCTGCGCATTCTCTTCGAGGTGTGCAGCGCGTTCTCCACGGCCGGTCTGTCGACCGGCATCACGTCGTCGCTCAGCCCGGCCGGCAAGCTCGTGCTCATCGTGATGATGTTCGCGGGCCGCACGGGCCCGCTCACGCTCGCGCTCGCGATGGCGACCGAGACGAAGCGCACGCCGGTCCAGCTCGCATCCGAGCGCGTGATGATCGGCTGATCGACCCATGAGCGTCCGCTCATCCCAGAGGGCGAAGGTATGAAGGCGAAGAAGGTGCTCGTGATCGGCGTGGGCCGCTTCGGAGACTCGCTGATCGAGACGCTCTGGCAGGCGCGCGCCGAGATCATCGCGGTCGACGCGGACCCCGAGCAGGTCGAGCAGGTGAAGGACAAGACGAGCGCGGCGTTCGTGGGCGACGCGACCGATCCGCGTGTGCTCTCCGCGATCGGCGCCGATCTCGTCGACACCGCGGTGGTCACGTTCGGCGAGGACTTCGAGGCGACCGTGCTCTGCGTCACCACGCTCAGGAAGATGGGCGTGAAGGACGTCGTCGCGCGCGCCGCGACGATGCGCCAGGCCGAGGTGCTCCGCATGGTCGGCGCCTCGCGCGTCGTGCAGCTCGAGCACGAGATGGGTCATCGCGTGGCGGCCGATCTGGTCATGCCCGTCGCGAGCGATCTGCTCGACTTCGCCCACGGCGTGCGGGTCGTGCCCTGGATCGCCGAGGGCAAGATGGTGGGCAAGACGCTCGCGCAGGCCGAGCTCCGCAAGCGCTGGGAGATCCACGTGCTCGGCGTTCGCCCGCAGGGCGCGGGCGGGAAGAAGCTCGAGGTGCCCGGCGCCGACTACACGATCGCGGCGGGCGACACGCTGCTCATCGCCGGCGCGGAGGCGTCGATCAACCGCTTCGTGCGCGAGAGCGAGTAACCCGGGGTTGTCGTTCCGCCCGCGATGCCCGAGATCGAGGCTCGCGACGAAGCCGCGCGCGATCGAGTAGCGTCGCGCACGACCAGCGGGAGGGCCGAACGTTGAACGCATCCGAGACCTTCGTCCGTGCGCTCGAGGCCGAGGGCGTCACCTACGTCTTCGGCATTCCAGGCGAGGAGAACCTCGATCTCCTCGAAGCGCTGCGCACCTCGCGCATCCGTCTGATCCTCACGCGACACGAGCAGGCCGCGGGCTTCATGGCCGCGACCCACGGGCGGCTCACCGGGCGCGCGGGTGTCGCGCTCTCGACGCTCGGCCCCGGCGCGACGAACTTCGTGACCGCCGCCGCGTACGCGCAGCTCGGCGCGATGCCGATGCTGATGATCACCGGCCAGAAGCCGATCAAATCCTCGAAGCAGGGCCACTTCCAGATCGTCGACGTGGTCGACATGATGCGGCCGCTCACCAAGTACACGCGGCAGATCGTCTCGGCCGACACGATCCCGGCGCGCGTGCGCGAGGCGTTCCGGTGCGCCGAAGAAGAGCGCCCGGGCGCGGTGCACCTCGAGCTCCCCGAGGACATCGCGCGCGATCCTGGCGGGGCCCCGCTGCTCGAGCCCGCGGCGACCCGCCGTCCGATCGCCGACGACAAGGCGATCCACCGCGCGCTCGCCGCGCTGAAGGACGCGAAGCGGCCGCTCCTGATGATCGGCGCGGGCGCGAACCGGAAGCTCACGAGCAAGATGCTCCGGCAGTTCGTCGATCACACCGGCATCCCGTTCTTCACGACGCAGATGGGCAAGGGCGTGCTCGACGAGACGCACCCGCTCTGGCTCGGCAACGCCGCGCTCTCCGACGGCGACTTCGTGCACCGCGCGATCGAGCGCGCCGACTGCATCGTCAACTGCGGCCACGACGTCGTGGAGAAGCCGCCGTTCTTCATGCGCGGCGCGCGCACCGTCATCCACGTGAACTTCAGCGCGGCGCAGGTCGACTCGGTCTACTTCCCGCAGCTCGAGGTCGTCGGCGACATCGCGAACACCATCTGGCGCCTCAAGGAAGCGCTCGAGCCGCAGCCGCACTGGGACTTCTCGTTCTTCCAGACGGTGCGCGAGCACCTCGACGCGCACCTGCTCCGTCGCGCCGACGACGAGCGCTTCCCGATGCACCCCGCGCGCGTCGTCGCGGACGTTCGCCGCGTGATGCCCCACGACGGAGTCGTCTGCCTCGACAACGGCATCTACAAGCTGTGGTTCGCGCGCGCATATCGCTGCCGCATGCCGAACACGCTGCTGCTCGACAACGCGCTGGCGACGATGGGCGCGGGGCTGCCCTCGGCGATCGCCGCGAAGATCGTGCAGCCGAGCCGGCGCGTGCTCGCGGTCTGCGGCGACGGCGGGTTCATGATGAACTCGCAGGAGCTCGAGACCGCGGTGCGCCTCGGCCTCGATCTCGTCGTGCTCGTCCTGCGCGACGACGCGTACGGCATGATCCGCTGGAAGCAGGCGCACATGGGCCTGCCCGACTACGGCATGGCGCTCGGCAACCCCGACTTCGTGAAGTACGCGGAGTCGTACGGCGCGCGTGGTCATCGTCCTTCGAGCGCCGCCGATCTCGCGCGCATGGTCGAGCGCGCGTTCGAGAGCAAGGGCGTCCATCTCGTCGACGTGCCGGTCGACTATTCCGAGAACGACGAGATCCTGAACCGCGAGATCCGCGAGCTCTCCGCGGCGATCTGAGGACCATCATGACGAAGCTCCGCGAGCGTTATCCCTTCTTCGTCGCCAACCGCCCCGAGCAGCCCAACGAGGAGCTCGAGGTCACCGACAAGTTCTCCGGCGAGGTCGTCACGCGCGTCGCGCTCGCGCGCACGCCCGACATCGATCGCGCGATCGCCGCCGCGGTCGCCGCCGAGAAGCCGTTCGCGCAGATGCCGCCCTACGCGCGACAGGCGGTGCTCGAGCACTGCGTGAAGCGCTTCCGCGAGCGCTTCGAGGAGCTCGCGCACGCGCTCTGCGTCGAAGCGGGCAAGCCGATCAAGGACTCGCGCGGCGAGGTGACGCGCCTGATCGACACGTTCCGCGTCGCGGCCGAGGAGTCGGTGCGCATCGACGGAGAGGTGCTGAACCTCGAGATCTCGGCGCGCGCGAAGGGCTACCGCGGGTTCACGAAGCGCGTGCCGATCGGCGCGTGCTCGTTCATCTCGCCGTTCAACTTCCCGCTCAACCTCGCGGCGCACAAGGTCGCGCCGGCGATCGCGGTGGGCTGTCCCTTCGTGCTCAAGCCCGCGTCGCGCACCCCGCTCGGCGCGCTGATCATCGGCGAGGTGCTCGCGGAGACCGAGCTGCCGCCGGGCGCGTTCTCGATCCTCCCGGTGCACCGCGATGGCGCCGATCTCTTCACGACCGACGAGCGCTTCAAGCTGCTCTCGTTCACCGGCTCGCCCGCGGTCGGATGGGATCTCAAGGCGCGCGCGGGCAAGAAGAAGGTCGTGCTCGAGCTCGGCGGAAACGCCGCGTGCATCGTCGACGAGGATCAGCGCGACCAGCTCGATCGCGTGGTCGAGCGCATCGTGTTCGGCGCCTACTACCAGTCGGGCCAGAGCTGCATCAGCGTGCAGCGCATCCTCGTGCACGCGTCGCTCTACGACGCGCTGCGCGAGCGCCTCGTGACCGCGGTGCGGGCGCTGCGCTCGGGCGACCCGAAGGACGAGAGCACGTTCATCGGCCCGATGATCTCGGAGAGCGAAGCGAAGCGCCTCGACGGCTGGATCCAGGACGCGGCGAAGAAGGGCGCGAAGGTGCTCGTCGGCGGCAAGCGCGAGGGCACGATGCTCGACGCGACGCTCGTCGAGGACACGCCGCGCGACTGCGCGCTCTACGCGGAGGAAGCGTTCGGCCCCGTCGCGCTGCTCTCGCGCTTCGAGCGCTTCGAGGACGCGATCGCCGAGGTGAACGACAGCAAGTTCGGCCTGCAGGCGGGCGTGTTCACGCGCGACGTGTTCAAGGCGCAGCGCGCGTGGGACGAGCTCGAGGTGGGCGGCGTGATCATCAACGACGTCCCGAGCTTCCGCGTCGACAACATGCCGTACGGCGGGGTGAAGGAGAGCGGGCTCGGTCGCGAGGGCATCCGCAGCGCGATCGACGACATGACCGAGGTGCGGCTGATGATCCTGAAGATGCCGTGAGCGCGCGCGGTGATCGTTGGACCTCCAACGAGGTTGGTTGGAGCTCCAACGATCATCAGACCCACGAGACCGCGAAGGCCATGTGCTCGGCGTTCAGCATCTCCGGGATCTGCTTCAGGAACACGCGCCGCGTGACGAGCCCGAGGCTGCTCTCGAACCAGCCCTGCCAGCCGTTCCGGAAGTACGGCGCCTGGACCATGCGCGTGCCGAGGCACTCGATGCGCGCGTCCTTCATGCCCGTCTTGTAGACCGCGGCCGAGCCCCCGATCATCACGCGGTCGAACACCTTCTGCGCCTGCGCGAGCACGAGCTCCATCGATACGCCCGCGCCCGACGCGCGCATCGCGCGCAGCAGCGTCTCGATGTACGCGTTCTGGACGCGCGCCGCGGACTCGCGCCCGATCGCGACCTGCTCCGCCGCGTCGGGGATCAGCACGCTCATCGCCTGGTAGTGCGCGAGCGCGACCTCGACCGGCACCCACGACGTCGCGACGAGCTCGCGCATCGCTTTCACGTGCTCGGCCGCGAGCGTCGCCCAGTACGCGTCGGCGACCCCTCGCTCCTCGACCTGACGCATCGAGTTCGCCAGCACCGTGCCTCGCAGATGCGAGTTGGGCGGCACCGGGCTGCGCGGTGCGAGGATGACGGTCTCCGCCACGTCGTTCGAGCGTAGCGCAGTCGAGCGTTGCACGTTCGCTCGTGGAACGGTCGATGCTCGTCACGAAGGAGGGAATCAACGAGAGCGAGGCGGACGTGGCGACGCGAGACGAGAGAGCGAGAGCGGATCGTGAGCGCGCGATCGTGGGCCCCGGTGTGCTCGCGGGCCTCTTCGCGGCGACCGTGATGGGCCTGATCCTGATGAGCGGCGCGGCCCTGCTCGGGCGCGGGTTCTGGACGCCGATGCAGCTGATCGGCGCGACCGTGCTGCGCGATCGCTGGAGCGAGCTCCCGATGCTCGCCGGCCTCGCGGGCGTGGTGCTGCACCTCGGGGTCGGTGTGGCGTGGGGCGTCGTGTTCACGGCGCTGACCCGACGCGTGCACGGCCGCAGCAACCTCGCGATGCTCGGGATCCTGTTCGCCGCGTTCGTCTTCATGGTGATGACGTACGGCGTCGCGCCGTGGGCCAGCCCGTGGTTCTTCTCGAGCTATCACGTGGGCCGATACTTCATCGTGCACCTCGTGTTCGGCCTGGTGCTCGGCCTCTCGCTGCCGAGCGCGGAGCACGTGATCGCGACGCGCCGCGCGCACCTGCATCGCCACGGTCCGGTCCTGCGCCGGAGCCCGTTCCGGCGCAGGACGGTCTGATCACCAGTAACGGTGGCCGTTCAGCTTGAACGGCACGTCGAGCTCGCGGCTGATCTCTTCGATCACGTCGGGCGTGTAGAAGTAGTTGCGCACGCGCGCGATGTGATCGCCGTCGATCTCCACGCGCGTGAACGCGCGCACGGCCTCGCCGTCCTCGTGGTCGTACCAGTGCACGAGGAGCCACTCGCCGCGATGCGAACGCACCTCGATGCGCGGCGGCGTGGGGCGCGCGCCCTGGATGAAGCGCGGATCGATCCCGCCCTCGACGTCCGCCGCGGCGAGCCGACGGCTCCCGAACATCATCCCGGTGAGCGCGCCGCTCCGCGCGGCCTCGCGGCCGTACTGCGTGCACACGCGCACCACCTCGACCGTGCTGCGCTCCATCAGCAGCGCCGCCACGCGATCGAGATCGTGCGCGTTGAACGCGTCGACGAACGCATCGATCACCTCGCGCGAGGGGAGGGGACGCGCCCGCTCGTGCATCGCGGGATCGACGAGCTTGCTGCGCCCTCCGTGCAGCGCTGCCTTCACCGCGCCGATGGTCGTCGAGAGCGTCTCCGCGATCTCCTCGAGCGTGAGGTCGAACACGTCCTTCAGCACCACGGACGCGCGCTCCTGCGGCGAGAGCTGCGAGAGCAGCGTGCCCGCGGCCTCGCGCTGCGCCCGCGGGTCGCTCGTGGTGCTCGCCGCGTCGATCTCGCTCGCGAGCTCGCGCTGCCTTCGCACGCGATCGATCCAGAGGTTCGACGCGACGCGGAAGAGCCACGCGCGCGGCCTCGCGGGCGCATTCCCTTCGAGCGTCCCGAGCGTCACGAACGCGCGCGCGAGCGTGTCCTGCACGAGGTCGTCCGCGTCCCACGGCGAGCGCGTGAGGTGGCGACAGTAGCGATAGAGCTCGGGCCGGAGCGGCTCGTAGAGATCGAGGAATCGATGCCACGAGCCCTTCACGGCATCGGACAGATCGAGCACCGGATCGTCGTTCTTCGTCGTCATGGGAGAGAGACGGCCGATCCGGCCGCCGGGATACCACCCGCCCCCATCCGCGCGCTTCCGTCCGGGATTCGCTCCGGCGAGGGCTCAGTCGATGACGAGGTGCTCGATCAGCACGCGATCGAGGTCGACGTACGTGGTCCCGTCGTCGATGAGCGCGCCGGGCTTGATGTGATCGCCCTCGACACGCACGAGCTGATGATCGTGCAGCGCCGCGAGCGCGTTCTCGAGCTTCGGACGCGCGACGCTCTCGCGCAGCGTGATCTGCCCCGAGAGGTAGCGACGCTGCCCGAGCGCGAGCGCGTTCTTCAGCCACTCCTTCTTGCCGAGCGACGCGACCTCGCCGTTGCGCAGCGCGCGCACGCTGAGCAGCGCGAGGCGATAGCTCTCGAAGTACGAGCGCAGCATCTCCGCGTAGCGCGCGACCTGCGCGCCGCTCGCGCCGCCGCCGCGACGCACCATCGAGCCGACGATCTCGACCTCGCCCGCTGCGCGCATCGAGCCCAGCGCGTCGTCGAAGATCTCGTCGAACTCCGCGTCCGCGCGGTACATGAACTCGAGCTTGAAGAGGCGCGAGACACGGCGGACGCGATCGCGCAGCGTCTCGAGCTCGGCCTCTCCGTTCATCGCGAGCAGTGCGCTGGAGATGAGCGCGCTCGGCACGAAGAAGTGGAGGATCGTGTTCTTGTGGTACTCGAGCGCGATCCGGCGCTCCTCGGGGATCTGGTAGATCGGCTCGTCGGGCGGCTCACCGCGCTTCGGGTCGCCCTTGCCGTCGTCGACCGTCACGACGAGCTTCGCGTCCTCGAAGAGCCGCAGCGCCTCGCTCAGCGTCTCGGGGCGGAAGCGACCCTCGTCGTCGATGACAGGCTTCGCGATGCGCGCGGCGAGCCGCTCGAGCGTCGCGACCATCGTGCGCGCCTGACGCACCAGCTGATCGTGGGTGATGCCGCGACGACGATGCGCCATCAGCGCGGTCGCGCAGAGCGCGGCGGGCGTGACCACCGTCGCGCGGTTGATCTCGTAGGTCACGCGGTGCGCGATGCGCTGCACCAGCGCGCGTCGCTGCGGCGGCGAGAGCCCGCTCTCGCCGTTCTGCACCGAGGGCGCGCCGCGCGCGCGATCGTTCTTGCCCGCGAGCGCGACCGCTTCGTCGACCAGGCCGCGGAACGACATCGTTTCGCCGAACTGCAGGTAGAGCCGCCCGTACTTGCTGCGCAGCACGCGTCCCGTCGCGAGCAGCCCGCCGATGCTCTCGGGCTGCTTCTCGCCGCCCGACTGCTCGTGCACGTACGACTTCTCCTCGATGATCCGCTCGTAGCCGATCGAGATCGGCACGAACGTGATCTCGCGATCGCGCAGCTGCAGCGCGGCATCGACGATCATCGAGAGGATCCCGAGCTTCGGCGGCAGCAGCTTGCCGGTGCGCGATCGGCCGCCCTCGACGAAGAGCTCGACGTTCCAGCCCTCGACGAGGATCTTGCGGACGTACGCGTCGACGAGCTGCGGATAGAGCTTCTTGCCCTTGAAGCTGCGCTTGATGAAGAACGCTCCGGAGCGCCGCAGGAAGGGCCCGAGCGGGAAGAACGAGAGGTTGTCGCCCGCGGCGATCAGCGGCGGCGCGAGCCCCTCGCGATAGAGCAGATCGCTCACGACGAGGTAGTCGACGTGGCTCTTGTGCGAGGGCAGCAGCACGAGCGGCCCCTTGCGCGCGGCCTCGCGCACTCGCTCGAGCCCTTCGCGATCGACGACCATGCCGTCGTAGATCCGGTTCCACACGACGGTGTCGAGGAACCGATGGAAGAAGTGGACGACGTTGGTGTCCGGCGCCGCGCACAGCTTGTCGAGATCGCGCCGCGCTTCGCGCTCGATCTCCACGACCTCGCGCTTCGCTTCCTTCGCCGCGTGATCGAGGTGCTTGCGCACGCGCGGGCTGCGCATGAGCTCGTCGACGATGCGCGTCGACGTCTTCTTCGCGGGCCCGAGCACCAGCGAGCGCTCGCGCTCCATCCGACGCAGCAGCGCGTAGCGGATCGCGTCCGCGGCCTGCGCGTCGGTCATGTCCTGGTGCTCGTCCAGGAACGCACGGACGTCGAAGGGCTCGCCGCTGCGCAGCAGCGAGTTCTTGTAGTTCGCGAGGAACTGCAGGAACACGCGGATGCGCCCCGGCCACTCCGCGGGCCCGAAGATCAGATCGATCGCGGAGCGACGCTGCGTGCTCGCGGGGCGCTTCGTCCACACGAACGT includes:
- a CDS encoding aldehyde dehydrogenase family protein, producing MTKLRERYPFFVANRPEQPNEELEVTDKFSGEVVTRVALARTPDIDRAIAAAVAAEKPFAQMPPYARQAVLEHCVKRFRERFEELAHALCVEAGKPIKDSRGEVTRLIDTFRVAAEESVRIDGEVLNLEISARAKGYRGFTKRVPIGACSFISPFNFPLNLAAHKVAPAIAVGCPFVLKPASRTPLGALIIGEVLAETELPPGAFSILPVHRDGADLFTTDERFKLLSFTGSPAVGWDLKARAGKKKVVLELGGNAACIVDEDQRDQLDRVVERIVFGAYYQSGQSCISVQRILVHASLYDALRERLVTAVRALRSGDPKDESTFIGPMISESEAKRLDGWIQDAAKKGAKVLVGGKREGTMLDATLVEDTPRDCALYAEEAFGPVALLSRFERFEDAIAEVNDSKFGLQAGVFTRDVFKAQRAWDELEVGGVIINDVPSFRVDNMPYGGVKESGLGREGIRSAIDDMTEVRLMILKMP
- a CDS encoding potassium channel family protein, with product MKAKKVLVIGVGRFGDSLIETLWQARAEIIAVDADPEQVEQVKDKTSAAFVGDATDPRVLSAIGADLVDTAVVTFGEDFEATVLCVTTLRKMGVKDVVARAATMRQAEVLRMVGASRVVQLEHEMGHRVAADLVMPVASDLLDFAHGVRVVPWIAEGKMVGKTLAQAELRKRWEIHVLGVRPQGAGGKKLEVPGADYTIAAGDTLLIAGAEASINRFVRESE
- a CDS encoding 1-acyl-sn-glycerol-3-phosphate acyltransferase gives rise to the protein MSQLPPSAAVGPSNVPPRGPVEEPAGSPPARTSEDRYRPVVYQPSSAWRSLYERFFAHIKLDERWEPTVRQQAERGLVVYVARSLSFLDFLALDFLTKKHGLPLVRFTNDVGMFVAEPFGRGSRRMRLQKQIPDDRALIDTLQGEHSALLFLRRPPRLQGNGRLFARSTKGDDMEVDLIRTLVELQRKTSKPIVLVPQTFVWTKRPASTQRRSAIDLIFGPAEWPGRIRVFLQFLANYKNSLLRSGEPFDVRAFLDEHQDMTDAQAADAIRYALLRRMERERSLVLGPAKKTSTRIVDELMRSPRVRKHLDHAAKEAKREVVEIEREARRDLDKLCAAPDTNVVHFFHRFLDTVVWNRIYDGMVVDREGLERVREAARKGPLVLLPSHKSHVDYLVVSDLLYREGLAPPLIAAGDNLSFFPLGPFLRRSGAFFIKRSFKGKKLYPQLVDAYVRKILVEGWNVELFVEGGRSRTGKLLPPKLGILSMIVDAALQLRDREITFVPISIGYERIIEEKSYVHEQSGGEKQPESIGGLLATGRVLRSKYGRLYLQFGETMSFRGLVDEAVALAGKNDRARGAPSVQNGESGLSPPQRRALVQRIAHRVTYEINRATVVTPAALCATALMAHRRRGITHDQLVRQARTMVATLERLAARIAKPVIDDEGRFRPETLSEALRLFEDAKLVVTVDDGKGDPKRGEPPDEPIYQIPEERRIALEYHKNTILHFFVPSALISSALLAMNGEAELETLRDRVRRVSRLFKLEFMYRADAEFDEIFDDALGSMRAAGEVEIVGSMVRRGGGASGAQVARYAEMLRSYFESYRLALLSVRALRNGEVASLGKKEWLKNALALGQRRYLSGQITLRESVARPKLENALAALHDHQLVRVEGDHIKPGALIDDGTTYVDLDRVLIEHLVID
- a CDS encoding acetolactate synthase large subunit, with the protein product MNASETFVRALEAEGVTYVFGIPGEENLDLLEALRTSRIRLILTRHEQAAGFMAATHGRLTGRAGVALSTLGPGATNFVTAAAYAQLGAMPMLMITGQKPIKSSKQGHFQIVDVVDMMRPLTKYTRQIVSADTIPARVREAFRCAEEERPGAVHLELPEDIARDPGGAPLLEPAATRRPIADDKAIHRALAALKDAKRPLLMIGAGANRKLTSKMLRQFVDHTGIPFFTTQMGKGVLDETHPLWLGNAALSDGDFVHRAIERADCIVNCGHDVVEKPPFFMRGARTVIHVNFSAAQVDSVYFPQLEVVGDIANTIWRLKEALEPQPHWDFSFFQTVREHLDAHLLRRADDERFPMHPARVVADVRRVMPHDGVVCLDNGIYKLWFARAYRCRMPNTLLLDNALATMGAGLPSAIAAKIVQPSRRVLAVCGDGGFMMNSQELETAVRLGLDLVVLVLRDDAYGMIRWKQAHMGLPDYGMALGNPDFVKYAESYGARGHRPSSAADLARMVERAFESKGVHLVDVPVDYSENDEILNREIRELSAAI
- a CDS encoding RNA polymerase sigma factor, which encodes MTTKNDDPVLDLSDAVKGSWHRFLDLYEPLRPELYRYCRHLTRSPWDADDLVQDTLARAFVTLGTLEGNAPARPRAWLFRVASNLWIDRVRRQRELASEIDAASTTSDPRAQREAAGTLLSQLSPQERASVVLKDVFDLTLEEIAETLSTTIGAVKAALHGGRSKLVDPAMHERARPLPSREVIDAFVDAFNAHDLDRVAALLMERSTVEVVRVCTQYGREAARSGALTGMMFGSRRLAAADVEGGIDPRFIQGARPTPPRIEVRSHRGEWLLVHWYDHEDGEAVRAFTRVEIDGDHIARVRNYFYTPDVIEEISRELDVPFKLNGHRYW